The Deinococcus hopiensis KR-140 sequence CACGGGCACCAGTCCCCAGAACACCGCGCGCCAAGACCAGGCGTCCGCAATCAGGCTGGCGATCAAGGGACCCACCAGGGCGGGAATCAGCCAGGCGCTGGACACGGCGGCCAGCATTCGCGCCCGCGCATGTTCGGGGTAGCGGGCCGTGATGACGGCGAAGGGCAGCGCGCCCAGACCCCCTGCACCCAGCCCCTGCACCAACCGCCCGAGGACAAACAGGAGCATGGAGGTGGCTCCACCGGCCACCATCAGCCCAGCCGCAAAGATGAGCAGGGACACGCTCGCGCTCGTGGCCAGACTGCGGCGATCCGCCACCACACCTGAGACCACCGCTCCAAACAGGCTGGAGAGCAAAAAAGCGCTTGACGCCCAGCCGTACAGGCTCAGGCCGTGCAGGTCACCCGCCACACGCGGCAAGACAGTGCCGACCGCCATCGACTCGAACGCGACGATCAGGACCACCAGCAGCAGCCCCGCGCCCAGGGTACGGGGCGCTGAGGGCGACGGATCGGAACAGGCGGGCAGAGCGAGCACGCGGCCCATCCTCGCACAGGCAGGGCCGGAAGCCGCGAGTGCCTATCCCTTGAAACGGGACAGTTGCAGGGCACATTCCTGGTTGAACAGGGACATCCCAGACCAATGCAGGAGGCCGTCCACCCACTTGGAGCAGTTGTCAAAAGAAGACTTCTTTTTGACCGGGCCCGGCGAACGAGCCTGAATGCGCGTGGGGGAGAATGAAGCCGTGGGGGTGCCCTTCCACGCCAGGCTTCATTCTCCCCCACGCGCTAAGTAGGCTTATGTTCTGACTTGCACGCAATTGCGATCGGTGGTTAGGTCTTACGAAGTCGGCGGTGGATGTACAAACCCGCTGAGCAAGCCACCAACCGCGAGAACATCTTGCGGGCGGCCCTCCGCCTCGCCGAGCGCGGGGGCTGGTCTGCCGTCACCCTCTGCCGCGTCGCGCAGGAGATCGCGTACGCCCCGCCCATCATCGATCAGCATTTCGCGAACAAGGAGGCGGCCCTGCAGGCATTGATGGAGCAGAGCTTTACCGAGTTGCGAAATGGAGTGGGCTGGCTTGGGTGCGCTCCCTTCCCAGCGCCCGCTGGCCCTCGGCCTCGCTTACCTGCACCTCGCGCGCGAACACGTCCGGCGCTACGCGCTGATGCACGGCCTGAACGG is a genomic window containing:
- a CDS encoding TetR/AcrR family transcriptional regulator, with translation MYKPAEQATNRENILRAALRLAERGGWSAVTLCRVAQEIAYAPPIIDQHFANKEAALQALMEQSFTELRNGVGWLGCAPFPAPAGPRPRLPAPRARTRPALRADARPERRRGEPRGPSHHPDHRGAAGMGGAGGGLPG